Sequence from the Rutidosis leptorrhynchoides isolate AG116_Rl617_1_P2 chromosome 3, CSIRO_AGI_Rlap_v1, whole genome shotgun sequence genome:
aaacCAAACCCATCTAAACCTGTTGGCCAATTTACCACCACTAAGACTAACTGTTGAACTTGGAATTTATATTTCGTCACACAATTTACCTTATGACATAGTAGTAACAAAAATCGGCCAAGATGAACGTTTGAACCGCTTCTGCGAGAAAGACCATCGGCAACCAAAAGTATCCGCTTCCTAGTAAAAACAGATACGATCCAGCAGATTCATAAACCTATCATTCATCACACAATATAATGCATAAGTTACAGTTTTAGTTGTACAATCATAAATTCACATATAAGCATATATTATGTGTACATAAACAATTGGTTTTAAACCCCAAGGGGTGGCCTAGTGGTTGAGTGCTTGGAAATCTCCAAAGGAAACCAAGATTCAATCCTTACTACCTACACTTTgggggcttgcctttcaaaaaaaaaaaaaaaaacaattggtTTTATGTTTATTTGATTATACCTGGATGATCCAGTGAGCACATCCCAAAAACCTTGCAAGGCCAAGTGCAAACACGTAACGTGCAGTAGATGGTTCGATCATCCACACTAAGGAAAAAGATTAAACGAATTACTTTTCTGATTATTAGATTTTTACCAAGTAAATGTATCACTAAAATATGGTACTTTTACAATAAAAGATCCAAACCTTGGTTTTTTGCATCATCATTAGTTGAGGAAGGACTGCAATTGATTCCAAATACACACAAAATGCCCATGAAACTTTGCTCATATGAAAATGAGGAGGACTGCAATTGATTCCAAATATAATCAGCATATTCCTACTAAATTAAGAGCAGGAAAAATTGTCATAGCTAGCAAAtagtatcataatcataatttaaaTCAAATCAAAATACAGAGTTAAAAGGCAGTATAATAAAATTGAAGGTTAGTTATTAACAATTGCATCGTCTTAGTAAAACTTTAACATATATGACCTATGCATAAATAGAATTAAAAAACCAACATAAAAGCCACCAATAATGTGTAGTACTTCTTCTGCAATCTTTTCCTTTTGTTcatcttatactaataataataaataaataaaaaattgtcaCATGctgaataaataaatgtatataaacaacgaaaaaagaatttaaagaaattaGTGTACCTTTTTTTACCTCAAACGCATCGAAACTAAATCTGCTGAATAAAGCAGTAGAGGTATGAACAGATCAATAGTGAAAAAGTAATCCAGTGCTTCACCGAAGCCCCAATTAGTAATTACCTGGCAGGAAAGTTTTATCATAAAAAAAATTGAATTAAAAAAACACAGATTGAAAATTCAACCTTTTTAAACAATTTTTAAATGTGTAACAAAAATTGAAAAATACTATTATCAATAGTCTTCATAAGCAGGTGCACAAAGCTATTCAAAAACTTGCAGATTACAACAAAGATACAAATTCTGAGAAGCTTACATACCTCTACCATATGCAAAGATATTTTATTTCGACGACTGTTCTGATTGAACAATAACAACATAATTAAATTGAATCTTCTCATTTAGTGAATGTAGAACGATTAGATCTTggatagagtttttttttttttttttttttatgtcgaGGAGAGGTACGTGATAATGAGAATGAGATGTGAGCAAAGGAACCCTAATTTGCCTTAACCTTCCGTGTTATTTTGTATAATGAGGGGTATTTTAAACATGGAGTTATTAGCTAATATTAAGGGTAGTTGGATAAAGGGGTAGTGTAACGTCATTTTCTAATCTAACGGTAATTAAGGAAGTTTtgaaaataattattaattaatcgagactctcttttaatgtataatataataatagtgATGAAAAAGGGGTTTCAAAGAAAATGTTGGTACTAGAAATATTACCTTTGAACTTGATGAAAGAATTAACAGCAGAAACAACATGATTTCTGCTATTCATCGCCATTTCCTGGAGAAGAAACGGAGCTCAACCGCCTTTGAGCTAGAAAGTTTGGTTACCTTTTATTATTCACcatataatacggagtactaaaTAATGGCATGTTACATAACCTGTCACAATTATTATTCAAGATTGTTGGATACAATTTTATGTTACAAaagtttaacttttttttttcttcttggaTTTGCGAGAAAACTCTACTCtcttatgaacgagcacattgacttCCCCGTATATGGTAAACCTCAGATAATCAAACCCTCCGAGTGTGAGacatggtaccgggtgaattgcacaTTATGCGAactctctagtcacactccctcaCTGAAcgatttggcatagccaggaatcgAACTTGGTTGTTGTGCTTACTGCATCATTGGACAATTCGATGACCACTCAGACAAACCTGCGTGATTACAAAAGTTTACATGTATAGAAATAGAAAATATTTTGTTTTGTGAAGAAAAAaaattttaatgaataaatatcccatctactatatatatgaatttttaagaATGTAGTTAACATTTGTACTAAAAAGTAATTAAATTCTAAAATGAAGGTGTAACCCTAAGTTTAGTTTAACTAGGTAATTGCATAAAGATTCATTTACAAGCTACTCATATAAAATAAATAAGGTTTCTATATTCGCTCTATCGGAAACTTAATTGTACGTTTTCGACTATTTGTTTCCCTGACCACCCAACATATTTTGCTAGTGAGGTTTGAAGCTTAGACATGTAATGAAAATTTTTACGACACCCGTGACCCGACCACTAAGATTAAAATACTGACAAATCGTAGAAATTAAGTCATATAGGCAGTTTAACCACTATTATCGTGACGATTGATAGATTCTTTATCTAATATCTCAAGAGGTGGGATGTTAACCCCATATCTGGCATACAGGTCGAGATGACTCGGGTTGGGTCAAAGATCAAATGGGtttgggtcgaaacgggtcatTGGTAGAAATGGGTCATATTTAAAATGGGTCgaacgggttgggtcgagacccgggtCTGGTTAGGTCAAGACCCAAGTCGGTTGGGTTGTGCTAGTAAAGATGTTTGTATTTTTTGATGTATATCTTCCGAACACGCGCCCCGAAAAGGTCCGTCGAAAACACGCCTCAAAAAATGTGTCTCAATAGACGCGCGATGAAAATCGCACGTCGAAAATGCTAGCCGAAAACGCGTGTCGAAAACATGCGTCGAAAACACGCATAAAAATGAGCGTCGAAGAACGCGCCTCGAAAAAGGCGCGTCGAAAACGCGGGTCTAAAACGCGCGTCGAAATCGCACGTCGAAAAATGCGCGGCGAAAATGCGCGCTGAAAACGCGAGCCGAAAAACGCGATCAAAAAACGTGCGTCGAAATCGAATTTTTTCAACTAAACCCGTTTGGGTCTTGAAGTAATTTTCTATCATGTGattggacccatttgggtcttcaagtaattttttatattatattatgtgCTTGGACCCATTTAGGTCTTCAATTAAACCCAATGAATTTATTTTTGAAGCTTGGAGTCTTGTTTGCCTTACTGGTAGAATACAGCTACTACAATATGCAACCTTCCCTGAAGTCTAACCTCTACATATGGATAATGTAGCATGGTAAACACAGCTAAAGCCGAAGTTGAACACCCGAAATCATAACCATCTGCAAGTGTTAATGAATATGATGTACCATATGAATAGTTGGATTTAAACTTATAAACCAAAACAAACACGTAGACTATTCAATAGGTATAATTACAACTaactataattaataattaaaacatGTGAAAATGCATTGGAAAGTTTTGGAGGATTTTGACATCAACATATTCGTCAGTGAGCCAAAACCTTTGTTTCATTGCAAGTCCGATTAGAAATAATGAGAAAAATAAATTAAACACATTTTTCAAGAGGATAAAAAATCATCTACTATTTCGTCGATCAGCACATTCAATATGCCGTTTTCAATAACCATGCCTTCTTCTAAAGCTTCACCTTCAAAATCCAACCATTTACCCGCTCCACGACTCATATCCATTTCCATCAAATCATCCCCATCCAAATCTTCCATATTTGTCCAGCCACATATCTCTTTCTGTATTTCATCTGCCAACAATTCCTTCTTGTTGACCATTTTGACCATTCTTCATAGCTGCCACTTAAAGCACGTTCACGTTCACCTTCTAAACACAAACTCACACAATCAAATAGTGCCTTCCTTTGTAGCTTCATGAACGGGTCCATATACTTGTACTGGTTCTCAAGTTGATTAAATAAATGGACACTTATGACATTTTGGGTTTGTCTACAAACAAAGTCCTCTAATACAAACTTTGCATAGTTTAAGATTTTTTTGATATATTCCAACTCCCATTGTGGGGACCATCTTGCCATCAATGTGAATTCAAATATGGGGTTGGGAATAGATGTCGCAGAGTCTTGTAATTCTCTCTCTTCTGCTAAAAGTTGCATGTTTCTTGCAGAAATACATGGGTTGTACCCTGTAAATTGAAAAACAATCATTATATTACATATTGTTAAACTGGCTTAATATGCACTAAAGATTGCAAAACGAGTTGGATCAGGTAATTATTAATAGTACAAATCAGATAACCAACACTTCTTTGTCTTCAGTTTATTACTTATTATATTATAGATAATCATGACATCAATTATGATTATAGAACCATATTATTATTAAATGCACCataagatactctgaaaatgatttAGAGGGTATTTTGCAATCTAGATACTTCAACTGACCATTCCATATGCAGGCAAGTATAACCCAGATTGAACCTTTTATCCATTAGAGGGCCATTTTTGCCACCTCAATAATGCACTGTGGCAGATACAAGCATACAGAAACAGCAATAAGCCATCGTTGACGTAAGGGCTTcagaactcggaattactcggcAAGAACTCGGTCAAACTTGGCCAAAACTCGGCCAAAACTCAGAAAACCAGCCAAAACACGGGATTACTCAGAAACCAGCCAAAACACGGGATTACTCAGAAAATAagtcaaaatcggtcaaaactcAATCAAatctcggtcaaagtcaaacttgctcAACATCCAAGTACTCCCTAAAAAGTACCGACCGAATACTCCatgagtagcgatttttgcaaccttggtttCCGTTGATAATATAGAACCGCTTCATGTTTGATTAGAAAACTGATGTTAGTATAAATGACCCGCTAATGGATAAAAGGTTCAATCTGAGTTGTACTTTTTAACAGTATTCTCCAAATGTAAAAGAGCCatgttttcaaaaacacaagaaccAAAACTACGTAATTGAGTACGGTTACCATTGGTTGTTAAGGAATTGCCATGTTTTCAAATACACAGGAAGCTAGACTTAAAAGTACGTAAGTGAGTATGGTTAGCATTGGTTGTTAAGGTGGTTGTGCTGTTGGATGTTATGCAACTATCACCATCCGATACAGAAGGTTCCATACTTGGATTTGAACACTGCTGAAACTCATGTTGTATTCCATCTTCATACTTTTCACTGTTGCTATTACTTTCTGCAACTTCAACTCCCTGAAAATAGAATAAGATCTATGTAAAGACTTCATTGTTTATATGATATATGTTTTCAACTATTGTACAGATACAAGGCTCCTATTTGTGTTTAAACATATACAAGGCTCCTATTTGTGTTTAACAAGATGTGGGGTTAGGCCCACTTCGTTGGGCCACAAACTCAAAtggaaaaaaataaagaaacttatagaacaaaaaaaaaaaaagttggataagttgtaaaaaaaaaaatctgtgaacaTGAAAATAAAAAGGGTGGTCAAGTTTAAAACTAATTTTTGAGTAAACAAAAAGTGAATACTAAAATTGTTGAGATATGTTTATTGTTTCTTACTAATTTAACAAAAGACAAAAAATGAGTAGAAACTTTAGTTTACACAATAAGAAATAGGAGTTGAAAGAAATATGTAAAAGGGAAAAATGCTAAAAGTTCGGTTTAAAAAAAGGTTGAAACGAAAAAAAAAATGAGTAGAAACTTTAGTTTACCATTTTGACCCCTTACCCAAAGCGACCCAACTTACCCCGTTTGCCAGTATAGTCTTATGTGATGCGATACACCCATATGCTTACAGAATAGGAAAGCCCAATTATAGCCTAACACTAATTTGCTTCTCAAGTTGGAATATAGGCATCATTAATATTAGGATTCCACTATCCTCTAGATGTGAAAGTGAATCTAAAACAAAAGTATACAGATGTCTCCTCTCCTAACCTAACATTAACAAGGTTAAAATCGCTACTGGGGGAGTACTCGGTCGAGACATTTTAGGGAGTGCTCGGGAAGTACTCGGATGACTGATTTTGGACCGAGTTTGACCTAGTTTTGACTGAGTTTGACTGAGTACTCGTCTGAGTTCTGCAACACTGAACCAGATAACTTCTCTGGTTTGGATGGCAATTCCTCCTGAAAGAAACCCTAATTTACAGCACAAAAATTTGGAAAatagtagaatatatatatatccTCTAGAATGCCATTATCAAAAGGCATTCTTATCATCAACAAGTGGAATTTATAAAGCAGAGCATGGATTAAGAGAGCTACATGACAAACAGCATATTGGTATAGGATAAGACAAAGATGAGGGTTCCTAAGCAGAATAAAAACCACATGCTTATGACTCATTTTGTAAAGTACTCTCTCAAGCTTGTATTGCTGTAAAAACCTACAACGAATATGTTTGAGGAAGAACACATAAAGCTAAGGCAAAAAGCTGTGAGATCCATCTATACTTATGATTAACAATTTTGCATGATACTCTTGTCCTTCTGTACACTCTGGAACATGGCATTGTAGAAGCCGGATTTGTAGTAGAACCGACAATGATGATGTCACATTGAGACGTCTCAACCAAAGAAGATATTTCCCTCAGTTTTTGTTCCAATAACGTGTTCAAAGCATCACTATCAATCTTAGGTGTATCCAATTGATCATCCTGAAAATTCAGACGACTCTTGACCAATGGTTGACCCGAAGACTCAGATTCAGACACTGATTCCTTAATTGGGGAAGCAAACGTAAACGACACAACATCCACGCCATTTGAGAATCTATCAACAGACTCCCAATTTGTATCCAGTTGATCATCGTGAAACTTCAGACGACTCTTCCATCCCATTTTTTGCTATTAACAGACTCCCAAATTGAAGATCCATCTATACTTATATTACATTTTACAGACCTTTTTTTTTCCTTCATCAGTAATttgttagtagtagtagtagtaccaTCAAAATTGATATCACCATCAGTTGGCCTTTTTTTTGCCAAATATCACAAACAGATAAAGAATATGAACTCCCTGAATCAAGAAGAAGCCAGCAATAGATTTTTTAAAAAAGTAATTAGTTTTTACACTTGACTTCTAGTATCTTAAAAAGTTTCAATTTCCACAATAGTTGATTAACAATACGTTCATAATTAATAAAACTTTTCTTCTTGATAACTTACAACGTTGAAGCAATTACAACATATAAAGAAGATGGTTAGCTACACATCATTCAACTACGACAAATATAAAAATACTTGAAGATTGTGAACTAAGTAACGTTTTCCAGTGACCTTGTCCAATCATTTCCCTGGCCATATGTTCCTAACGAGGTTATCACTGATGAGGTTATTCGTACGTTTCTATCAAGTATTTTGGCACTAGCCGACACATCAAATCAAGCAACGTATCCTTCAATGAACCATTTGCTATATGATTCACTAACAGTGTTAACGTCGTAACTTCAAGTGAGTAACTTCTTCCTTCCATTTCATGTAAAAGCATCTCTACATCATCATATTATTGATTTTTTAGATATCCTTGAAGAAGAACGTTGTAAGTAACATCATCCGAAGGGCAACCACTCTCACCCATTTTTAGAAACAACTTTTTTGCATCACTTGGTAGACCTTCCTTACAAAGAGAACTAATCATCACACTATATATTTGAACATCAGGATTCAAGCCTTTATTAATTAGGTCCTCAAATAGAACCCTTGTAATATCAAACTTCTCGCATTTGCTTGCTCCATCAATCAGAATGTTATACACAGCAATATCTGAATTAAGCTTGCTATTACCCAATAACTTGAACAAAGAGAATGCGTCTTCGACCCGATTGTTGCTGCAAAGACCCTCTAAGATTATTCTGTAAGTTGATTCATCGGGGAATTGACCTTGTGCAAGCATCTCATCAAAGAGTTTGCGAGCAGCCGAACAGCGACCAACACTAAACAATCCTTATATCATGGTGTTGTAAGTGACTACATTATGTTTCATACCTATTCTTGTCATTTCAAAAAACATATCCATGGCCTTGTCTATCATCATTTTCTTACAATACCCATTTATTAAGCTATTGTAAGTGACAACATTAGGGACCAAACGTTTAAGTGCCATTGAATCAAAAGTTGTTTCCGCTTTGCTCATTTCACCTCGTAAACAGTAACCATCAATAAGTGAACTGTATGTTACTACGTTAGGAATCTTTCCTCTCTCAAACATGATGTTGATAACAGATTGTGCTTCATCTACTTTACCGTCTTTGCATAATGCATCCACTAGTACACTGTAGATTTGCACATCTAAAGAGATCCTTTCATCCTCCATTTCTTTTAGTATGTTGCAAACCTCATCCCAACAACCTAAGTTACAAAGACCATGAATCAAAGAGGTGTAAGTGATGACATTTGGTAGAATCCCTTTGTGAAACACCATCTCCTTGAAAAGATCCAAAGCATCATCAATCATTTTGTCTTTGCAAAGACTGTCAATGATGGTGCTATATGCAACGACATCAGTTTTATGACCTTTTTCATTCATTAGCCTAAGCAAACGAATAGCAGTAACATTGTTTCCAATCTTACAAAGTCCCTTAATCATAGTGCTATACGTAACTACATTAGGCTCACAGATATTTTGTTTAATAAGCTTTTTGAAAAATATCTCAGCTTCAAGAATCCTATCTTCTATAACAAGTCCATTCAAGAGTGTATTATAAATCAACACATCTGGTACAATGGCTTGTCTGAAGCAAATAGCTAGAAGTGCAAAACCATCATTGGTACGGTGGAAGTGGCAACAACACGTGATTGAAATATTAACTAAGTGGAACACCGGTTGAACACATGTGTTTGAAAAGATCAAGTGAAGAAGAATAATGTTTCATTCTGGTGACAGCGGTCAACAATTGATTGAATTTAATCACAGATGGCAGAGGTCTTCTcttagacatttcatcaaacagatTGTAAGCATCATTCAAGTTGTTAACTTTTTGATACCTAGATAGTGGGCGAtcatcacaatcataatcattatgaattgaggaagaattgGAGTGGAGAGAAGCTGCTAAAAATGTACTACGAGTAGGAGGGTCAAATGGAAGACCTAATTGAAAGGAATATGGAAAAGGGGTTTCAGAGAAAATGTTTGAAAGAATTAAGAGCAGAAGCAACATGATTTCTGCGATTCATCGCCATTTCCTGGAGAAGAAACGGAGCTCAACCACCTTTGAGCTAGAAACCCGTTCACCCTCTTAGAAAGTTAATTACGACCAAACACCTGGCATGCAAATCTTCAAGTATATAGGTATACTCTCACTATTATTATCCAAAATTGTTCTTTATAAATGACATAACTCTATGTAGAGATAGAGAAATATTTGGTAATGAATGGTCACATGTGGATATCCACTCGATCCATCTGATTTTGATCGATATGAATGGAcctaaatgaatatgaatatggatatgaatgaatttaaatggatatgaatatggatatgaatgaatttaaatggatatggatatggatatggatatggatatgtatATGGATGAAAAGTTTTATCCATAGATATATCCATTAACAATCGAAattcatatacaaatatataaatattgatatatacatacacatttactattacaaatgtatttatcgttatacatgaaaggacccgttcatatacattataaacgattcacaaaagttgattacatcgcgagttatttgacctctatatgatacatttttcagacattgcattcgtttttaaaagataaactctctttacatcgaaaattaacaggcatgcataccatttcttaatgtccaactataaatgacctaatctgtcatttacttaataataatctctactgaactcaacaacttgaatgcaacgtcttttgaaatatgccatgaatgactccaagtaatatctttaaaatgagcaaatgcacagcggaagatttctttaacacctgagaataaacatgctttaaagtgtcaaccaaaaggttggtgagttcattagtttatcataagcgatcattttcatcattttaatagatcactagAATTTCattccagttctcataatatacgtcccatgcatagagacaaaaatcattcatatggtgaacacctggtaaccgacattaacaagatgcatatagaatatccccatcattcctggacacccatcggacatgataaaatcgaagtactaaagcattccaaattccagaatggggcttgttgggcccaatagatctatctttaggattcgcgtcaatttgggggtctgttcccaaacttaggctaccaagctaaaaaggggcatattcggcttcgatcattcacccatataatgtagtttcaattacttgtgtctatttcgtaaaacatttataaaaattgcgcatgtattttcagcccaaaaatataaatggtaaaaaggcaaatgaaactcacctattgtatttcgtattaaaaatacatataacgtcattgaacaagtgcaaagttagcctcggattcacgaacctatattaattatatatatttatatgttggtcaataattgtctaacaatttaggtcaggtcatagtgtatcacaatcttaatgctcgagactaatatgcaaaggtcaacaaaagtcaatttgactcaaaatgatttccaaaaatctatacataattaatatatagtttaaatatcgtcgtttttatatttctaaatatttttaaaagatctattagagtaaataatatatttcatttattaataaataaaattttatataaaatatacttttatatatcttaagtaataaaatttataaagttcatttaacgtcataaaaataatatgataggtagtattaatgtaattatgttacatgtagtaaaacatctttgtattacatatttatttgataaaataatatcgataataataatagtaagtaaaaagaaattgtagtattttgtaataataatcattattattctattaataataataacaatatatatatatttaaaaatgatattaagataaagtgataattctaattattataactttaatatttacaatactttttaatattaactttaaaataataattttatttaaaatgataataataatgacatttcataataaaaatgacatttttattaaaatgatcatttttgttaaaatgatagatttaatactaacgataataatagtaacgaaaaaacgataattttatttaaatcaacatcttatgatattttaaatttcatcatgaaacccatactcattatttcctaatcgattcgtttgatagcttttaatcgtcttttataccacgttcattttaatgataataatagcaatcataataattaggtgttactaatattagtttttaattataatactattaataatgataaatattataatgataatattaataattattttatcgataataataaaattaataatactaattataactttaacgataataacgatagtaataataattattaatgataataccttttattgataataataataaaaataataaaaataataataataataataataataataataataataataataataataataataattagataaaaactataacgacgataataacgatgataataataatcatttttaataataatacaaaaattcaattgattataacttctaatccgttcaccgaaatcattcgatatgtaaatgaaaagttcttaatttttcgctagctttccaacgacatgcatatcttataccttatctcaaccgcatacataactaattcagaattcaacatatcctatctaatggcaatatcaaaattacaagcatgcataatcctatattctcgagcactagtcagggatacactattagtatgtaaaaattaaattacgagtactcacgtatcaatattgagattcaatattgcaggaaaggtacgtaaacgcaacggagatgataaacactaaattgacttcacgagcatacccacgaaccatacccatcacctccatagctataacccataatttccttagccctatcctactcataaaacccgtttcgaaatagctcgctcatgacctcatcgtaatattttatgtataatacttaataatatcactcctaacactactaatgctaataataataagattaatattaataatcttaataataataataataataataataataataataataataataataataataataataataataataataataatataaatatatatatatatatatatgatgagagTTCGAGAGATGATTGAATTGTGAGTTCATACAAACTGAAATTGTCCACTTTATAGCCATCTCACCTCACCTActcccccatgcgattgcatggggtttgtGAGGTAATTCCATGCGAGTGCATGGTTAAAAAATCATGGCCACATTCGTTATATTAAACTACCGACacctattaaatattattatatataaattattatttaatctatacaattaattatatattatattatatttacgtgcgtagtaaaaatgtaatttttgttcaaatgactcgtacgttgtcattcgactcatgtaccactttcggtttttcgaacgcactttcgtacgtttagaaaactagccttttacgttacgcgacgtgtacctttaacaataatttgactttctcatcaataaattaccttataaaaaatgtaacttatataattgagtgttgtggtcatttgcttctataaatcagtggctcgttgttcgtcaaaatatattattttaaatcaggacgttttatgactaaattaaaaaatatatatattttttatttagaattgtaaatttgtacataatatatgtttgaaatatttgtctaatgatacaatatttagtctttcaaaaccaattatttttcaaagttcattttaaaaatcgttcagaaaaatattataactcgtaacgttttcatttaaaaacttaattaaatataattcgtttatgtattaactttttaaatatcaatcgcatcactaagcgaatgttactatcgtgtactaaactaatttaaaaacatgtatatttaatgaacacgttttaatgtacgttgcaagttattcatatatctaacaactaatattccaacctacgttatttaaacatatatattaataaactagttctattatgtcgaaaaaaacgtttttacttaagagagtaaaataataaataaatcataacaggtttcaagttattaacttacagtttattcataggttgtaggattagatcaaatggataaatg
This genomic interval carries:
- the LOC139898146 gene encoding uncharacterized protein, with the translated sequence MGILCVFGINCSPSSTNDDAKNQVWMIEPSTARYVFALGLARFLGCAHWIIQVYESAGSYLFLLGSGYFWLPMVFLAEAVQTFILADFCYYYVISVVNGQI